The following are encoded in a window of Castanea sativa cultivar Marrone di Chiusa Pesio chromosome 9, ASM4071231v1 genomic DNA:
- the LOC142609940 gene encoding uncharacterized protein LOC142609940: protein MEGSKKTASSTSLTSELFGSKDSSSSSGIFGSIFAPSTKVLGREYLHSEMNGRKQDLPNEPWHAKPSPGQYESPKGGDNESQSMPNKDISPIYQEQRVQNNCSLSSSILYGGQDICAHLQSTPSSVYKKDGGEDDSGSASRGNWWQGSLYY from the exons ATGGAAGGGAGTAAGAAAACGGCGTCGTCTACATCCTTGACTTCTGAGCTTTTTGGGTCCAAAGATTCGTCTTCTTCATCTGGGATTTTTGGGTCTATCTTTGCGCCTTCAACAAAG GTGTTAGGCAGAGAGTATCTGCACTCTGAGATGAATGGGAGAAAGCAAGATCTGCCAAATGAGCCATGGCATGCAAAACCTTCCCCTGGTCAAT ATGAAAGCCCAAAAGGCGGTGACAACGAAAGTCAGAGCATGCCAAACAAAGACATTAGTCCCATTTATCAGGAGCAAAGAGTACAGAACAACTGTTCTCTAAGTTCATCAATCTTATATGGTGGTCAAGACATCTGTGCTCATCTCCAGAGTACCCCGAGTTCAGTG TATAAGAAAGATGGGGGAGAAGATGATTCAGGGAGTGCTTCAAGGGGAAACTGGTGGCAAG